In the Sphingobacterium sp. PCS056 genome, AAAGAAAACGGGAAGTATTTAAATTGTGTCGTTATGAGGGGCGCACAAAAGAAGATGTAGCTGATCTTTTAGGACTTAGCCCACAATCGGTAGCAGATTATCTCAAACAATCGAACAAAGCCATCAGAGAATATGTCGCTAAGCAATACCCTGCTTATGCAGAAAGATCATTACTCATCGTCTTTCTTCTCGCGAATCTTTAATTTTTTTGAGTCACTCCCTATTGCCTTATCTCTGGAACATTCCGATCAGAATCATAGAAAACCGCCTCATAAGAACTTTATAAAGGGCTTTTTTACAAAAAAATAATACTTTTTACATCCCTTAAATCCGCCTTATTATTTCTTTTTGAATACATTGGGTGATTCATCTCTCCGAAAAATTTGCCTTTTTTTAATATGTATAAAATGGAAGAGTATTGCGCTTACATTAAGGCTCGGATATAATCTTTCTCATACGTGATCATGTCTTTAATATTAAACGATGTATCCACATGTTTAATTTATTTTTTATTAATAATTTCTTAACAACAAAAGCATCCCCTTTGGAAATTTCCTGTGTATTTACTATTGATGAAGCAACAGATTCTTAATTTAATTACGCGTTTTTGGGAAGGAAAACTTTCTAAAAATGATCAACATAAACTATTGTCCGACTTAGAAGATTCCAAACAACTTCTACTGGAGAAACTTAGGAACGATTTTGCAGCAGTACAAGAAAACGAAAAGTTGGCAACAGAGGAAGAGTATCAAGAGATGCTACTCGTTATTCATGAAAAAATGGGGGTGATCAAAGTATTACCTGATCGACGTCGTTTAAAAATAGGTTGGTCAATTGCCGCCTCCATTTTACTGGCAATGGGAATATTTGGGTATCACTTTGTCCAAACAAATTTACCCGGTCCCAGTACAACGGTACAAATACCAGAACCACTCATACACAAACTGGCCAACAGCAGTACAGATACGCTTACCTATAAAATGAAAGATGGGTCTCGCATCAGTTTATCCCCACATAGTACTATTTATTATACAAAAGGATATGGAGACACCGATAGAAAACTAACACTTATTGGAGAAGCAAGATTTAATGTTGCTCATGATGTACAACGACCATTTATTGTATCTGCCAATGGTTATACAACAACTGCACTTGGTACTGAATTTACAGTTGAAAGTTATACTAAAAGTAAATTATCGGTTAGGTTACTATCAGGGAAAATAGTTGTGAAATCAACGAATCGAAGTCCATTTGAAATGAAAGATCAGGTTCTCAAGCCTGGGCAACAGTTATTGATTGATGATCATCTTAAAACAGCTTTATTAGTTGATCGCCAAGAAAAAGTGGATAATTTGAAATTAGCGGGCAACGTGAAAGCAGATAAGCATGCACAGGAGAGCGGATTACAGTTTGATCAAA is a window encoding:
- a CDS encoding FecR family protein, encoding MKQQILNLITRFWEGKLSKNDQHKLLSDLEDSKQLLLEKLRNDFAAVQENEKLATEEEYQEMLLVIHEKMGVIKVLPDRRRLKIGWSIAASILLAMGIFGYHFVQTNLPGPSTTVQIPEPLIHKLANSSTDTLTYKMKDGSRISLSPHSTIYYTKGYGDTDRKLTLIGEARFNVAHDVQRPFIVSANGYTTTALGTEFTVESYTKSKLSVRLLSGKIVVKSTNRSPFEMKDQVLKPGQQLLIDDHLKTALLVDRQEKVDNLKLAGNVKADKHAQESGLQFDQMPLPEVFSKIENLKGVIINLEEASLEGLSFTGKFEEHYPLDVMLSIICQMNELTYTHSNNSIIIKNKNQ